The window ATTAGGCAACGGAAATAGCTTTTGTACCACCCCCTTGCCATAACTGGTTTCTCCAACAAGCCATGCACGTTTATGCTCTTTTAAAGCTGCGGCAAAGACTTCTGCTGCCGATGCTGAACGTCGATTAATCAGCACGCCTAGCTTCAGATTTTGAAACTCTTTCGATGGCAAAGCTTGAAATTGTTGATCACCTTCTGAGCGACTCTTTGTGGTCACAATTAATCCTTGATTTAAAAACAAGTCCGCAGATTCAACTGCGGCAGATAGAAGTCCTCCAGGGTTATTTCTTAAATCCAAAACAACTGCTTTTAATTTAGGTGAACTAAACTCTTCAATCAAACGCTTGATTTCATTAGCTGTATCTTGCTGGAAAACTTTGACTTTTAACACTAATACTTGGTTGGATAGTAAAACAGGCTCAATATCCGTTTCTACCTTCTTGTTTCGCACTAAAATCACTGTGCTCGTAGTGTTCTCTGGTAGTATTTGTACCGTACTGCCAATCGAACCATATAACAAACCTTGCACTTGATCTTGATTTAAATTTTTTAATTCTTGATTATCAACTTTAAGGATGACTTGACCATTTCT is drawn from Acinetobacter suaedae and contains these coding sequences:
- a CDS encoding S41 family peptidase, which gives rise to MTPHNNIYRAIFASLLMCWGHTLVAAPLSGWGENPPSRSAEVPIESIQQFVQIYGIVRDNYVEKKSDDALFQQSIKGLVGGLDPYSRYLSAEEYRQLIQYTEGDLASVDFNLGFDQHSKLWKIQDLKTGSDSNKLGLRNGQVILKVDNQELKNLNQDQVQGLLYGSIGSTVQILPENTTSTVILVRNKKVETDIEPVLLSNQVLVLKVKVFQQDTANEIKRLIEEFSSPKLKAVVLDLRNNPGGLLSAAVESADLFLNQGLIVTTKSRSEGDQQFQALPSKEFQNLKLGVLINRRSASAAEVFAAALKEHKRAWLVGETSYGKGVVQKLFPLPNGAALQMTVSHYYTPNGLMIEGQGIQPNQAYALQPEMKEEYYLDHITDLVLKSRL